The window GAATGGATCGCCACCCGGGAGACCTACCCGCCGCAGTGGCGTGGCGTCGCGTTCAGCACGGACACCTGGATGCGCCTGTCCGCCGCCGAACTGGAAGAGCTGAACGAACGGGTCCTGCTCCTGCTGGCCGACTTCGAGAACCGCGCCGAACCCGGTGACGGCGTCGAGCGGCACGCGGTCTTCTTCGCCGCGCGGGCTTCGCTGGGCAAGCCGTGAAGGGGCTCTGGGGGAACAGGGACTTCCGGCTGCTCTGGACCGGCGAGACCGCGAGCATGCTCGGCAGCATGGTCGCGGGCACGGCGTTGCCGCTGGTCGCGGTGGTCACGCTGCAGGCGAGCACCTTCGACGTCGCGCTGCTGACAGCGGTCGCGTGGCTGCCGTGGCTGGTCGTCGGCCTGCCCGCCGGCGCGTGGGTCGACCGGCTGCCCAAGCGGCCGGTGATGCTGGCCTGCAACACGGTGTCGATGGCGGTGTTCGGCAGTGTCCCGCTCGCGGCCGCGTTCGGGGCGCTGACGATGCCGTTGCTGCTGGCCGCCGCTCTGCTCGGCGGCGTCGCGAAGGTGTTCTTCACCCTCGCCTACCGGGCTTACCTGCCCGCCCTGCTCGGCACGGACGACCTCCTGGAAGCCAACGCGAAGCTGCAGGGCAGCGAGTCCGCGACCCAGGTCGGCGGGCCCGGCCTGGCCGGGCTGCTGGCCCAGGCGTTCGGCCCGGTCAGCGGCATCCTCGCCGACGCGGTCAGCTTCGGCTTCTCCGTGCTGTGCGTGCGGGCGATCCGGGTGCGCGAAACCGTGGCCGTCGCGCCGCGGACACCGTTGCGCAGCCAGATCGGCGAAGGCCTGCGGTTCGTCGTGGGCGACCGGTACCTGCGGTCGCTGATGGTGTTCGGCGCGGTGTCGAACCTCGCGCTGACCGGCTACAGCTCCATCCAGATCGTCTTCCTGTCGCGCACGCTCGGCGCCGCGCCCGGCCTGGTCGGCCTGGTGCTCTCGCTCGCCGCGGCCGGCGGGATCCTCGGCGCGGCGCTGGCCGGACGGCTCGGCGCGCGCTTCGGCACCGCCCGCGCGTTCCTGCTGTGCGAGGTCGCCGCGGCGCCGATGATGGTGCTCGGGCCGCTGAGCGGGCCGGGCTGGCGGCTGTCGCTGTTCGTCCTCGGCGTGTTCGGCGTCTGCGCGGGTGTCGTCGCCTCGAACGTGCTGACCACGACGTTCCGGCAGAGCTACTGCCCGCCGGAGCTGTTCAGCCGGATCACCTCGAGCGCGTCGCTCACCGCCTACGGCACGATCCCGCTGGCCGGGGTACTCGGCGGCGTGCTCGGCGAGGCGATCGGCGTCCGGGAGACGCTGTGGGTGGCCTCGGTCGTGCTGGTCGCCGCGCTGCCGATCCTCGCGCCCTTCCGGAAGCTGCGCGACTTCCCGGTCACAGCAGCAGGACGTCCACCTCGTCGCCAACCGCTGCCGACGTGACGTCTTCGGGCAGCACGATCAGGCAGTTGGCCTGGGTGAACGCCGCGAGCAGGTGCGAGCCAGGGCCGCCGCGCGGCCCGACGATCCCGGTGACCTCCCCGTCCGACGGCGTGAACACGCCCCGGCGGTACTGCCGCCGTCCGGCCGGGGAGGGCATCTCCTCGGTCAGCCGGGCCCGCACGTGCCGCCGGGAGACGTCGGCGTGGCC of the Amycolatopsis sp. NBC_01488 genome contains:
- a CDS encoding MFS transporter, coding for MKGLWGNRDFRLLWTGETASMLGSMVAGTALPLVAVVTLQASTFDVALLTAVAWLPWLVVGLPAGAWVDRLPKRPVMLACNTVSMAVFGSVPLAAAFGALTMPLLLAAALLGGVAKVFFTLAYRAYLPALLGTDDLLEANAKLQGSESATQVGGPGLAGLLAQAFGPVSGILADAVSFGFSVLCVRAIRVRETVAVAPRTPLRSQIGEGLRFVVGDRYLRSLMVFGAVSNLALTGYSSIQIVFLSRTLGAAPGLVGLVLSLAAAGGILGAALAGRLGARFGTARAFLLCEVAAAPMMVLGPLSGPGWRLSLFVLGVFGVCAGVVASNVLTTTFRQSYCPPELFSRITSSASLTAYGTIPLAGVLGGVLGEAIGVRETLWVASVVLVAALPILAPFRKLRDFPVTAAGRPPRRQPLPT